Genomic DNA from Gossypium hirsutum isolate 1008001.06 chromosome A01, Gossypium_hirsutum_v2.1, whole genome shotgun sequence:
TTAGTTGAAATTTTTGACTTCTAATCATCCTTAttacttatacttatttcatgATTTAGTTGCAACAAATATAATGATTTTATTTATAATGGGAAACTAGATTATAATATGCATTTCATTAGTGATATATGATATTTTTCCATTTATGGATAAATATAGTTTACTTGTAGTGAGATTCCTAAATTAAAGGGATTATAATTTTGCAATCTTTATCTTGAAGAATTGGTAGATTATCTTGTTGAGTGTAACCAACTGAATCGAGTCTATAAAAAGGAACTATAATCTTCCATGAATGATACATACTTGAGAGCATCAAATCTACTTTATAGGTATTGTTTTTCTTGATGCAATTGCGTGTCTACTTTCTTCTTGTAAGAAGCATTTCCTGCCTTCAATAGAAAGGCATTTGAGAGCAAGTTCTCGTGAGAGTCTACTTAGAAGTGTACATACTCAAGATTGATACTTAAGATGTACAAACAAGAGGAATCAAACTTGATCATTTTTTGGGCGATGCCCCGCTAACGTAGGTGTGTGCACCAAACTGCTTGAACAATTCTAATGCTTTTCAAATTATGGTTTCTACTTGCCTTATTTTTCTTGCACGTATTTTTATGACAAGATTTAATTGCACTAACTATCCTCAAATTGTGACCTTTAATCTAAATTTGTCCTTAAACTTTAAATCATTCTAATTACATCCTCAAATTATCAAGCTTATGTTAATTAGGtccttatataattaaaattgttaatttaattgttaattgaCACATCAAatcttatttaacataatttaaaatgaaaaatttaagaaaaaaataatattataaaaatggatgttttaaaaatattatttttaaggtttCCAAAGCTTTTACAAAAGGTGTATCATTTACtctttttttccctctttttttagttttgctttatctttaatatttttttttagttttaaaaattatgcgacaacgttttatttttaaaatttttcattttaaatttagccACAAAAGATGCAACgtgttatttaataatttaataacaaagTGAActaattgatataatattgatATACTATATTGgatatttattctaatttattttttttatagtcaGTGGCAGAGCCAAGGTAGTCAGACAGGGGCCCCGACcctcctaaaatagaaaattttctatttaagccatttataatttataaaattttaaattagtaataataaaattacactttgcccccaaaaataataaaaaattaatttaatcttttaaaaattataaaaatataatttattaaaatacatttttattaacataaaaatatacaatttaattctgagtctctaaaaatatttttcttagcTCCGCGACTGTTTATAGTCATGGTTCCATGTTTTAATGATCACATGGCATTTGTAAATGTATAACTTAGAAGGGAAATCAACTTTGATTAGAACCCAAACTTGGATTGCTCTTTCTTCAAGCGACAAAGTGTTTCCCCTGCAAGTCACATCACACTTTATGCAGGGTCTACtcaataaattgaaattaatttttttattttggtttaaattaccGTTCACataataaaatgtttttatttaaatttaaatgtaaagCAGATAAATTTTgtttcttaaaataaattttaaataataaaattgtgtTTCCATTTCAACCTAAGTCAAACAAAATAAACCTCCATTTAAGCTAATGTTTTGTTTTGGGAGCATCTAAAATAAGAGGATGTTAACAAATACACGTGTTTGTGTCTGCATAAAGAAAGAATACATATGAAGATCAGAAATTATGGACGAAACTACGTAAACAAGCAAAAGCACATAAGCTGTCTAAAAAAGGAAGCTTCTGAATGAAAACAGAACGGCAAATTTGGATAATACAATTCACATGAAACATAAAATCCAGATAGTACAAAAGCTAACCTTTTCTTTATTACCTGCAAACtcattatctaattaattaatattttattgtaatgaaaatataattgaataattaactTTAGAAATTATCAAAAGCTGTCCAAAAATTTAACCaatatttaatttaacaaaaattaagaattttactttaaaatagattcaaatttttttaataaaatatttttcatacgTGATTTAAGTGTAATAATAAGACACATTGCACTCCTTTGAGGAGAACATAGATTGAAACATTAGAAATAATATTATTAGAAATAGCAGCCCCAAACATAGACCATAAAACGAATATAAAAAactacaaataaaatatttttcttaataattataaattttaattaaatattttagtttttaactcTAATTTAGTATTGTTTCTCAAAATGTTTTGAGgccaaaaaatacttttgagtaaaattaaaattttctgtttctttttttggcttaaaaagtgtttttgtaaataattttttttgtctcaaaAGCATATTGTTTAGCAATGTTTTTATCTCAAAAGTGTTTTTACCTCAAAAGTACTTCTTAGAAGAAATGTTAAACTAGCCCTTACACTTGAAGtaattaacaataatattaaaataatagaaaaaaagtaGTCAATATTTAACGCAATAAAAATAAGCAATTAAGGAAGTTTACTTTAAGAGTAAACTACCCCGTCATTTACTCTAAATAGAGTTATTACTATTTTGGTTACTTTaagttttttcattaattttgtcgctcaaaaaagaaattgaataaagtgaTTACTATACTATTAAATGATAACTGAAGACTAACAATgcatttgtaaaaataaaatttgggtGATCAAAATAAGAACAATCCCTATTTAATTAGAGTGACTAacgtgtagtttacccttattttAGAATGACTAACTTGAAAATGCACCGTTAGACTTTCGTTACCAGTTAATGGCAAAGTAATTAATttgatcttttcttttcttttctgttttttttgggtgaccaaataaacaaaaaatattttgcaGTAACTAAAATATGAATAACCCGATTTAAAGTGGTTAATGAGATAATTTATCCTAACTTTAATAAGCACTTAAATGTTAATGGTAATTAaaacaatttctattttattttaataaaagaatagaatttagcaattgattttaaaaattaccaAAGGAAAAATTTAGCcaatatttaatttaacataaattaaattattttttaaaaataaaaaattaatcgatattaaatctaataaaaaatattcaaataaagaACTTTTGTTTTAAGAATCAATTAAgcaacttaaatttaataaagattttaatattaatgacaataaaaataaaataactaatatttcatttcaataaaaaaataagacatAATAGTTGATTGAAAATTATCAAGGACATATATGTCTTCAAAGATATATATAAGTAATTgattttcatttataaaattgctaaaattttaaattttgaccTATTTggcaattttaaattttaaccaaGCCATTCTTCAATTCCATCGCGCACTAAATCAGGTGTCGCTATTGATTAGAGAAAGAAGTTAGGAAAGGTTATAGAACAAATTCATGTTAAAAGTGgagataatgaaaaaaaaaaagagacgcatttaataaattaactttagaaattttaaatgtCAAATATAACAATAAAGAAAGGAGAATAGTATAGAGTGTGGTAAGGTATATATTAACAAAGGAGTAGATGTTAATGATTCGCATGGAGATAGATGTCAAGAAACCATAATAAGTGAAATGACCAATAAAGATGAAGGAGAGCTTAGCACATCAATATTAGACCGTAATAATTCATAGGCTACTCTACTTAATGTAGCCCAAATTGTTTAATGGTCAATGCAACCGGTGAGATTATGAGTGAACCTTTGgagaatgaaaataaatataattgttcGAAAATTAGGATGGGTTGGCTTTATGAAgaagtgaagagaaataagggtTCATAATTAAAACCAAGAAAACTAAATATTATTGAATAGATAGAGGATCCACTTTGATCAAAAGTGATtgtaaaaaacataaagaaaaaaaaagagtaaatggAGGAGAGAGTTGTAATCACCAATTACCAGAAATGAACATGCATGAATGAGTCTCTCATTGATTTTGATATTCAAACCTTAGATGAATTTTGTGCAACAGCATAAAGTAGTAGTGGAGGGTTGATTACTACATCAAGATTGAATCATGATAAttcataggttttttttttttaatttacgtgTCTAAATTCCTTAAGAGTTAATACAACCAATGAAATCATAATCAAACCCTTGAACAATGAAATTAGATATAATGAACCTAAAATTAATGAGGGAAATAATGATGAGCTAACTCATTGAAGAATCAAAAAGGATAAGGGtccataattaaatttaaaatgaaacgCTTGGAAAGATCGAGAATACACTTTGATTAAAATTAACTATTAGAAActtgagaaaaaagaaagaaaaaaacatatgGAGGAGAGATTTACAGCCACCTATTACCAGAAGTGAGAAATACTCGAATGAGTTcctttattaattttgatattcaAACCATAAAAGAATTTTGTGAAAAAATGTAAAAGAGTCATGGAGGATGGATTAATACACCAACATTGGACCATGATTATTCATGGTCTTCTTTAATTTACCTTGCCTAAATTCTTTGAGGACCAATGCAATTAATGGGGTCATGATTTAACCCTTGGAGATTGAAAATAGATATAATGGTTTTAGAATTAATAGATAAAATAGTAATGATTGACTCAAAGAAGAATTAAAGAAGATAATATGTCATAATTAAAATCAATGAAAGTAAAGACTCTTAAAGAGATAAAAATGCACTTTGGTTGAAAGTGACtgttaaaaacttgaaaaaaaaaagaaaaaaataaaagaaaaagagcaaacgTAGGAGAGAGTTGCAATCACCGTTTAGAAGAAGTGAGAAATACACAGATAAATCTTTTACTGATTTTGATATTTAGACTATAGGAGAATTTTATGCAAAAATGTAGAGGAGGCATAGAAAGTCTATTAGTACATTGTACAATGATAATTCACAAGCTTATTTATTTTGTGACCTAAACTTTTTGAGGGCTATTGCAACTAATAAGGTAATGATCAAACTCttgaacaataaaataaatataatgaagTTAGAATTAATAGAGCAAATAGCGATTGACTAACTCAAGCGGATAAAGGTtcataattaaaagttaaaacttttgAAGAAATCGAGAATGCATTTTAGCCGAAAGTAAATCTTAATGgcttgagaaaagaaaagaaagagcaaACTAAGGAGAGAGTTGTTAGCATCAATTAACTGAAGtgataaataaatgaatgagTCTTACTGAGTCCATGTTTCAACCCATAAGAAAATATTGTACAGAAAAAGCATAGGAAGCAAGGAGGATTATTGAAAAATAGTGATGGTATGTTAATCTTCAacaatttgattaattttgaaacTAGGGTTTAAAGGTTGCATACTGTTTTCATGGCGAAAccatgatttttgttttttttttttattatcaaaatggtattatgcatatataatcaaattgtatatgatataaattatattatacatGACAAAGAGAAAGCAAATACAAGGAATACAACAATTTTCTCAAACTGGTAAAGATTCCAATTCATGCTCCTCGGATACATTCTAAATTACATCAAATGGGAAcgaaaacaaggaaataagagaAGGAAACGCACTCACCAACTAAGATTCGATTTTAGCATAACTCATAAAGTTTTTGAATGTCATCGGTTAAGTTTCGATTTATTTGGCCACCATTGGAATTTGGTGCTAAGCCGGTTGCCGGaattactatattttttttatatacattatgtTCATATATAACTCTGGTGGACTTCAAAAGATGCAACACTTCAGTGGTAAGCCCTTTTGATCGAGCCCTGCCTCCTCATTGCCTAGTAAAATATTATCACCATTTAAATTTTTACGTAACATGCATCAAAGAGAGAATATTTATGCGCTGAAGAATTAAATATATCACAAATAATAGCATTAGTTGATCTATATGCAAATCGCCATAATCTACCAATCCAATACAACCAACATTTCTCCATGAATATAGAGATTATAGGATCTACACACCTTCAGGAGGCTGAGCAAGCTTCCTGTTTTGTGGAGACATCATTTCTTTCTTCAACTGAGTCAATATATCCTCCATTGTATACTCCCTCTGCCAATTAGCGAGCATGGGGAAAAGGCTAGGCTCAACCTGGCAATTTTAGCAGCTATAAGTACATATTGTGGCATAAAAGGTCCTGAGAATAACATCACCTACCACTCCAGTTTCCTGATTGACACAGGTCATGTTTATCCGGGTTTGAAACCTCACACTAGGTGGATTATCTGGATAATCCTTGCCACAGAACAGTTTCAACTGATATATGCATCCTTCGTGAACAGTCTGACATGCAACAAAAAGTAAGCAAAACTTAACTCACTCGCTTCACGGTTTGGCAAGCAATGATAACTTCATTTAAGTTGCGAGTATGCAATTATGCAAAGGACAGAATAACAAGGTTCATCTTATAGTGCATACAGACCTAAAATGGTACCTATGTTTTACGAATCTTATCCATGTATGATAATCCTTTTCCACTTCATAAGATTGTCCAATACAACCCATGGAGGATAACTAAATCAAACCATCCCATCCTCCAATAAAAACCTAATGACCTAGATCTAATCCTATCCTTTGCACCAAACTAGATGAATTACCTAGAATTGACACTGTTTTAAGAGTGAGCACGAATTTCATGAAGCGGCAATAACGATGACATTTTTGGGGaacaaatatgaaatgatgatgaCATATAGCATGATTGATTCATGACGAACAGAGTAATTTCTAATTGGTGGTGAATTTCAATGAAAACGTCTGACATTCTCAAAATGAAGAATTTTAATTAGAGTTCTTATTTTAGTTGAAAGCTGTGACATCGTTAAATAGAATCAGTATATAAATTTTCAGAAGCTGAAGTTTATGTTAAATGTTCAAAGCTGCAGCTAGAGTGAGTTGCAGGAAGGATTATGATCATAAAGCTTGTATGTTAAACTTCTAGGTGAAACAGTTCTAAGGAAGCTCAATGAATTTGCAGGTAATTGGTTAAATTTTCAGACACAGCTTGGAATAAACCAGGTAAATTTTGTGATAAAATAGGGATTAATAACCATCAAGTTTGGACAGTAGAAAGTAGAAACCCATTAATCAACTTTCACTGGAAAGTATCTTCTtcgtgtattatatatatataatcgtaAATGTTAATAACAAGCTATAATGCCACCTATCAGTCAGTCAGTCAGTCACTCAAAAAGAATGGTTAAACTACCTACCAAGTTGCTGTACTATAAGTTATTGAAAGAGTAAATTAGTCTCTCTATTATAAAAGTgagcaatttagtccctgtacattTAAGTTTGCAGCATTTCTAAAAACATGACAACGACTAAATTGCTCACTTTTTTTTCCACGTCACTTTAAAGCACAAGTCAGCATCTTTTAACGTTCAACCTTACCACCATTTACAATTTTCCATATTTGCTACAAAATTAAAATTGCAAGAACTAAATCGCTCTCTTTTTATAGTAGGACTAAGTTGCTCTTCAGCCAATAGTACAGGGACTCACCAGGTAGTCTAACTAAAATCAGTAAAGCAGTCTTCCAACTTTGGCTACAGCCTAATTTGCCTCGAGCGTTACTTCTTCTCATGTTTTCAGCATCCacacaagtttttttttttttaataaaaacattgtCTAGTTCTCACTAGTAATTAGTCAATCATCTGGAATATCTCAAGGATTGCACCAAGTTGTGAAAATGTGCTTAGCTACAGGTACATGTCAACTTCTAAGTTGGGCTCAGACTCATCATTGCACCTCTCCACTAAAGTTCAGAAAGAAGTGCACCGACTGCCATACAGAGAGAGTGAGAGAGACTCACGTTTGGAGGGCCAATAATAGTCCCAGTCCATGACTGCATGTATATATCATCAGCATCGTCCATCCCATAGCTAACAGTTCCATCTCCAATTCCCTTTTCACCCCTCTCAAGCTCTTCTAGCAATCTGAAACTCCTGGGTACTGCAAAAATAAGATATTTTTTCCTTAGGTCAGGATTGAAACAAATCACATGTGAAGTTTGTATGAAGTCCATCCCAAATGCAGcatccaaaaatattaaaaacaaaagttTCTTCTAGAAAAAAAGGTAAAACCTAAGACAAAAATGAAATGCTTGCATGTTATGTCAAATAATGCAAAACAGCCAATACAATCCCAGAAACAACCATAATCCCGATAGCATACAATAG
This window encodes:
- the LOC107961693 gene encoding ubiquitin-conjugating enzyme E2 variant 1A, encoding MGSEGSCVVVPRSFRLLEELERGEKGIGDGTVSYGMDDADDIYMQSWTGTIIGPPNTVHEGCIYQLKLFCGKDYPDNPPSVRFQTRINMTCVNQETGVVEPSLFPMLANWQREYTMEDILTQLKKEMMSPQNRKLAQPPEGNEEAGLDQKGLPLKCCIF